The genome window GTTAATGGCTCACTGAAATACAATCAATACCAATCCATCATATATCGTTCAGCCTTACTCTGTTTAGGTCAACAATGGGGTTTTCCAAATTCAGCTGCAGCAAGTTTCCAAATATAGGGATGGGTTGCGGTCCTGGCGGGAAGTTCTTGGCTCTGTGTGTCCGCAGGAGATAAAaaaggaggcagacagagagccagagcAGCACCAGTGTACCCAGCatgatgaagatgtgtgtgggtgactgTTGTCCCACTGCTCTCTGTTCCCTGCTATATAAACACAACTGAGAAGCCACACACTTTTGCCATGTGACTCAATAATGGAGTGTCATTGGTCCACTTAAACATTGTGtttgtttcttcctctcctAACCTCTTTATAAGGAAGATGATAAATCAGTTGCCCATCAACACCGAAGCAAGTTCCGTCTCCTTCCACCCTTCCTGATGGAAGATAACAAGCAAAGACTTATGGGTAGTGGCTGAAACTGGCTTTCTAATTGGCCGGTTGGACATGCAGCCTGTTTGTTTGCACAAAAATTACCATTAGagtggagagggcatggtggtTACCCTGGGAGATTCCTGTGTGTTATTCTGGATCCTCCTCGTGTAGTTTCATTCTTCTGGCAACACCCACCATCTGTAAAGTGACAAATTGGAACCCTAGCTTGGATGTAGTTGTGTTATAATGTAAGTTAGCTTGATAGTGTAAGTTGTGTGATTCTTGGAGAACATTCAACAGCAGCTTGGAGACCATGTGATTCTGTGGCACTTACAGATTGGTTAATAAAGATGTAGTTTTGTGTTGTCTTCACATTCTTTTTTATGCTTACACAATGCAACACTTTTATTAGACTGATAAGATGTTTGCAGGCTGTGAAAACTTGCTGACAGTGAACTTGTGAACTGTATATATACATCCTCTAAATCAGAAAAGGTGATTAAAAAATAACCTGCTGCAGTATAACACtccacttttatttattttgaattcACCAAGGAGACTTATAATCAGCAATTCCTCATTCCACACATTACTCAAAGCAACACAAACTCAGTAAATAACATTTGTATGGTGTTATGCGTGTTATGCGTAACCCTGTTCATCCTTCTCACGTTTTGGAGGGGAGGCCATCAGTTTTCAAAGTCCCAAACTTGTAGAGGTTAGAATGACAAACTATCTCTAGAAGGGACCTTGTTAGTACTAAACTGAAAGTCAAGTATGAATACAACTGCATCCAATTGCAATTATACCAATCTCCTCTATGTACCCTTATGGGGAATattttttgtctgtctcttccgGAGTGacaaagttcagttgagttctggatttatataagtattatcaatctgcagattgggagagaaggtCAGGCAGTCATGGTGTTACATCaatcacagagaaagagactcaCAGTTCCCAGCGCATGACcactctcagggcagagagagatcataggtGGAGCTCTCCCcgtacccagtactttctcctgaccctgaaCATCTATTCAACTTGACAAagagacacaatctactcttttttttttgtatcaatCTTCGTCTCTTTCACAACAATGGTTCAGCATTTGAACAGGATAGCCAGTAGTGTTGTAGGGCTTGACTTCTGAGCTTTAACTTTTTAAATTAAGAATGATTTATAATGAGTAACTTATTAACACTCTatagggggttagggttagtcaaaAACATTATTATATGTTGCCCCCTTGCCGGGTCCCTCTCCGCTTGACACACATTCTGTAGGGTTTGGGGGACAGAGTGACTCCGAACACAGGGGTGAAGTCTGGCTCGCCTGCGTCCTCTGGCCAGACAAACTGGAATTGTCTCAGCAGGGTCACCAAGATGAGGAAGAGCTCCATACGAGCCAGACCCTCACCCAGACACATACGAGGTCCTGGAACGTAGGAAAAAGAGTACAACAATTTATTTAATAATCCCATTCTTTCACGCAAGGAGTTCATGTAAGAAAAGATGGATGAATTAATGAACGCATGTTTTCATTAGCTGAGATTTTGTCAAActtgtttttttctgttctcACTCCACCAACCAGACTAGTAGTAATAGTGGTAGCAGTAGTAGCAGTAATAGTGGTagtagttaaaaaaaaatagtgGGTAGGTTTGAGGGGGACTGTCCCTTACCCAGGGAGAAAGGCAAAAAGGCCTCAGGCTTATGGAACTCTCCTTGGTCGTTTAGGAAGTTCTCAGGGTTGAACTCATTAGGAAACTTCCAGTAACCCTCCTCATAGAGCACAGAAGTGAGGTTGGGAATGATCAGAGTCCCCTGTTATAGACaaggggaggaacagagagagaaagagttggagAGAGCTTGTTTCCATGTGTTCTTTTTAGGTGGAAGACAATACACAGTGGAACCATACTGCAGCCCCTCACCTTGGGGATGCTGTACCCTGCCAAGCTGGTGTCTTTGGTAGTGGCGTGGAACACGCTGAGAGGCACAGTGCTGGCTATACGCTGGGCCTCGTGGGCAAAAGCATGCATGTAGTGCATCTGGTGTCTATCCTCAAAGCTGACCTTGTCCTTCCCCTCTAGGATTTGGTCTATCTCCTGCTGACAGCGTTCTGACAGGGGGACAAAGAGAACATGATGGACCTGGAGTCATATTTACCAAGGATATTGGACTGAGTGGTAGTATAGGATCAGGTGCTGGACTGCGCGTAAAGTTTCATTCAACAGAAACAACTGATCCTGGATCCACACTGTTACTTACTTACAAAACCAGGTCCCTCATATGATAAATAACACTTCCGGTCAGTCAATTCATTCCTACTATATGTCAGTGTTGTTCGTCATGGTTCCATGGTTTGTGTATGAGGATGCATGCAGACACAGGAGCTGTGGAACACACCCTGAATGTTTGGGAAGGCCACGAGGTAGAGGAAGGCGGTGAGAAGTGTGTTGGAGGTTGTGTCGGTGCCAGCAAAGTGCAGGTCCAGGACATACATCATCAGCTGGTCCTCATTGAAGTATGAatcatcatcagcatcatctCTCTAGAAAGGAGAGCACAAAGTACCCACCAAAGTACACAAGGGTTATAACTTTCCATATGTACTGCTACTATAACCGAAACATGGTCACACTGTGCCTCTCGGTCACACACTTTGGCCATCTCCTCCAAGTAGCAGTCCATGAAGTCTCTGGGTTCTCCAGGGACCCTGGTCTCCTTGTGTTCCTCCACTAGTTGAAGGGCCATCTTTTGAGCTAGGTCTGCGTTGCGGAATGCCTTCTGGAAAGGCAGCGGCAGACTCCTCAGCATAGGCATACTGTCATAAATCTGGGGGCAGGCAACCAGGACAGAGAGATTTGGGTTTGAACTAGCTGCAATGACATACTTTATCTGCTTACACATTCTGGTGTAAACGACTGCCACCTGAGTTCTGTGTTGAAAAGCATCAGGAAAGTTGCAGgcaatacatatatattttttattttcttattaCAGTAAATTCTGCATTTACTAGACTGCAACTATTACGTTTCACTACCCCTGACGTTTTCATTCTTTCTCACCATGGACCAAGGTCCGTTAGTCATCTTTGCGTTCTCAGTAAAGAGCCGGACAAATGTCGTGAGGAACTCATCATCGTACTCATAACGGTTACCGAAGAGGACGAGGCAGATGATGTTGGATGCAGCATTATGGAACATAACCTGGGGGTTCATGGTCGTAcctgacaaacaaacaacagtaTAATTAAACTAAAATTAGTCACTCTGCAGTAGCCTAACACATTTCAGAACATTTGCAGCCCAGACTCTACAGTAGGTAGACATTTTCCAAGATCTGTTAAGTCCCCGGCCTGATCCAGGCCAGGTTTTCTGTTCTTGTTTTCTCAGGTGTTGGCTCCAGGTTCTTGTTCTCCTGCCCACATACTCCATCCCACCTGTGTAACTGTCACACCTGCCGCTCATTCCCTCATCAGCACCACAGTGTTTCAACCCCTGTTTCCCAGTCACTTATTGCTTCAACTAGATGTGTTAGTGTTGGCTCCTGACTTACGGTACATTATCGCAGTACGCTCAAAGTAATCGTGCTTTTGTCTCTGCCTGTTTCAGACCCGTGTCACACCCTTCTCGCCTGTTCGTCCGCCTGCCTGCCAACAcctgcctgtcctccacagatcTCCCTCGTACTGTCCTTTTCAATAAACCCATCAGTCTTGCCTTTGTGTTTTGAGTCGGCCAGCCAGTTGGTCAAGCCATAACATTATCTCATTATGATTAATGTGCATAATGTGCAAGCTCTTTAAAATTAGCCAACAGATATTCTAACCCTCAAAAAACTATCTGAAGGAACGTCAAATTCTGAATAGGGAATGCCCAAAAAAAACTGAACAAATCTGTCTGCTTTCAATCAGGTCATTGACCTATGACTAAGGGAAAAAAAACTTGGCATTCAGGACCACTGCCTCAAAGATAACAAGCCCCATAACCTCAGGACAAGCCAATCTACATACACTCTGATATCCATTACAACATTAGTACAAAGCTCTTCTTTAAACAAAACCAAGCTATCCTActtttagatttttttcttGATGTTCGAGTTCTCTATTCTCATACCAACACTTTTCTCCAACGAATCTATGATGTGCTGTATTTCTCCATGAATCCTCTCCTCCATGGAATTCTTCCCCATGCCGAAGTTCCTGAGGGTCATCAGAGCGAAGCGCCGGTGTTCTTTCCAGTTGGATCCATAGTCTACCAAGATGACGCcttggagagagcagaggctcAGTATGCTTGTCAGATACAGTACACGATCAATTCAAATACAGTTCAGTACCACTATATCAGTCCTGTAGGGTCAAATCAGTggtgaaaatctgctatcaattttgggggggacaattatatagacattttctcaagagcaattcctgagggggacaccaaaattactgctgtaacacatagccaacattgtaatatgttgaatgtatattattaatattatgtacgtttccttatgtttacagtgatttattgggggggacaaattatatttttcccaggatgggggggtcgtgGGATCGCTGGGATTTCTGCCTATGGGTCAAATTAAAGTGGATTGGTTAAATAGAAAAAAATGCCATTATCTCAATGGAACAAAACGGTCTCCGCCCACACGGGAGGACTGACCAGCAGCGCGTGAAAAAGCCTTTCAACAGCTTGCAAAACCGTCCCACTTGACCGCATTTCagatttcatgttgtgtgaaaaaTCCCTCAATTTATATTTTTACGAGCTAGTTTGCATTTTAACAAGCATCTAAAAATAGGATCTGATTTTCAGAGGTCAGCTCTAGCAGCTGCCATACCTTGCCATACCCATACGCCTAGAAACTCATGAAGCTGAAGGTGGGCCTATGTCACTCAAACCTTTTCCTCGGGTGATGCGGTTAACCATCATGTCCTGGGGTCGTCCAGCGAAGTCTGTAGACTTGGTCAGAAGAGCTTCCTTCATGGCCTCAAACCCGTTCAAAACAACGGCGGGCCTGGAACCGATGTAGATGCTGTACACGCTGCCATAGCGCTTTGCCATCTACACTCAAACACAGAACCCTGTTTATAAATATGTTGATAAGACTGTGATGGAATTATTTCTTATAGCCTATGCCATtagttttagaaaatgaatgtctAACTTCATAAAATGAAACATttataaaatgtcaaatgtattaTGTGAATATGGTCTTGCTCTGTGTAATGTGGGACTTGTAGGCCTAAGTGAGAATACAAAAGATTGGCAAGAAGGAGAATGTTGAGATGTAACCTTTGAAAGAGGCCAATGGAGGTGGTGTGATCTGGGATGGTgttgtttaggcagccaaaagcatTGGCTAAGCGGCTGGTCGTAGCGGTGCTAAACCccggttaaaataacaaaactaggcgtccgaatatctgttgaatatcgaaCTTCAAACCAACTTTACCACGGTTTTCCACCGTTTGCagattgtgttgtgtgtattgtctgtgtgttgaaGATGGTTGTTTTTCTGTTCAATTGTTAATAAATGCGTAGGCTCTTGAAAGACATTTAACCGTTTGACTGCTTGATTCTCAGCATTTGCACCGTAAGAGCTATAAATCATTTCACCCACAACATTGGAAGACTTGTTATGCAATTATAAAACCAAAGGTTTGTAGGCTATGTGGGAAGTCTTATTTTTAGCAAACAGCACAACTGCATGATGTATTTTGTACCTTCTCAAAGTCTTTCATGGGATTGTCCAAATTCAGATGAAGCAAGTTCCCAAGTATCGGGATAGGTCGAGGGCCCGGAGGAAAATTCTTGGGCTTTTGGATTCGGGTGAGAATGTAGAGGCAGAAGCCGAGGCACAGCAGTATCAGGACAAACATGCTAAAAATCACAAGCAATGCACCGGGAGATGGTGAAGGGACGCGGTTTCTTATACGAGCTTCACTTACAATCCATGACTTTACAACCCTCAGAAAAAAAAGTTCCAGTCAAGTTAAAGTCCAGCCTCTATTTCCTGTCAATTGTTGACATTGACTCCAGTCTGTCCCCAATAGGATTTACTGCAGTTGTGTCAGGACCAATCATGTTCCACATTGGTTTCTGTACTTAATCATTAGTGTAGTCCTACAGGCAGAAACGTAAAATGCACGTAAAACGCAAAACCCCCCAAAATAATCTACATTGTATTTATTCACCAAATATGACTTCGGGAATTTTGATGTAAAATTAACCTTTTAATTTAAGTTATTAAATTGTTAATTTAAGTCAGATCAATTTACTAATATAATGTAGGCCTATCGTTTAAATAGTCTGGTGTTCAcaatacacaaaatacacactaatgaaaataaaaacTATTAGACAACTTTTGTCAAATTTGTTTAAAAGAACAAACATTTTCTAATGGCAATATCACTTGTCCatcatgaaattaaataagaatcGATAAAAATAGAGCGTTGGTCGCCGTTTTGTATTTGACATATGACATGGTTGCTCTTCTCAATGTGACAAGTGATCAACATTTTACTTTGCATGATTGATTTTTCTTTCAAAAATCTAGGCCATGGTCTGTTCCACAATATATTAATTTCTTTGAAAAAAGAGGAATTCTCTTCGTAGTGCAAACCCCTTCTCCAAGGGGACTAAATAAATATTGTAACAGAGGCAACCATGCACCTGGTCTGACTGCATCCCCATCTCTTATACTGCAAGTTTACAGTGTTCATGTCTTTACACTTTTTTCCGTTTTGCAGTCATTTTTCTTTTCATCTCTTCTTCTTCCAAGCgcagctcctcctcatcctccttgaTACCCAAACGTAAACTGAGAGAAGCGGAGAGAAAACAGAAGATATGTTAAGGTGGACAGTGGTTGTGTCTGCATGCACAAAAAtagcctccatctctgtctctcgtcaGAGGGGAACTAGGTTCACCCTTCAGTTCAGCACTGGGGCTTCCTTTTGGTGTTTTTCAATTTAAGCTCTTTTCGTCTTTAAGCTCTtcttgtcatacacacacagacagaacacgTGAGCTGATTCCACGACAAGCAGTCAAAATAGATCTAGGTTCAACGTTACCGTCTGTTTAGACCCGGATATCATTTTTACGGGCCAGAACTGAGTAAAAATAATAGAATTATGTGCTTCTTCATATTAAAGCATGATTtattgttgtgtgtgcatgtgttttaggCCCGGAAACCACAAGGGGGTTGTATGTTGTATTTCCCCCCCAGTTTGTattgcaaaaacaaaaaatattggcCAAAAACAACAGCAACGTTTGTTGTGTGTTACCAAGAGATTAAATGTAAGTACTTTAGCGTAATTTATTAACATGTAGCCTATATTAAATACACTGCATCTCCACTGAAAAAAAGTacccactttatattgtcttgCTGCTAGTTAGCAaaccagcatttcatccataaataAAAGCCTTTTGATAGCAGCTGATTCAAGTACTGCAAGACTGGTTAACATAACCAGTTTGCTGAAAATTTGTTTTGAATAACTGCCAACCGAGATTTTGTCAAGCAAGTAGCCTAAGTAAGACAAGTTTGTTCATGCTAGCTAGGTAGCGAGAATTTAACTTTTCAGTCGAGATGGCATTAACCATATTTGGGTCCCGTTCTAAAATGCACTATGAATTACGATTGGTCAAAACAAACAAGCCATCGAATATTATTGGTCAAAAAGACGACACCAGTAGTGTCACTCAAAAAGGGGGCAAAGGAGGGGTACAGATGCATTTTAATACGAGAAAAAGCAAAGATTGTGCAAAGAAGAAAACGTTGAAATACGATTACTATGAATTAAATGGGGAAATCGAGCACCTGCCCATAGGGGCCTCAGACTACTTTTGTTTACTGGCCCGACGTTAGGTCTTACTGGCACCAAGCCCGGGCCATCATTAATAATGAACCACAGTCCTGAGGGCTACAGGCTATTGATCCAGACACATCAGATGAGTCTCATTGAATACTTTTGTCAGGGATGAACAAGAAGCCTGGGGCCTGAAATTCCCAAGCGTCTCAAAGTATGGGTGCTGGTCTAAAGTTCGTCTACCATTGTAGATCATAATAAATAAGATAGAGGGTTCCTGGATCAGCACTCCAGCTCTGAGACACATTGTGTATACAGGGCCCTCAAAGCAACCAAGCCCAGCAGGACCAGATTGTTACCAACCGTGACAAATACCTCCATCTGCAGGCATAGCTATGAAGTGTGTACAGCCCTGCTGACTACACTCTCAATGTACAGAGCCTGTTACAGAGGCAAGTTGTAAATTGATGAGACCTTTTATATGGAATCACTATAGTTAAGTATGAGGATGTGCAATAGAACTATGATTCAGTGTGCATGAGCTACTCATCAATTTCGCTGCTAAGACTTACCTTCTAGCCTCCTCtttctgctggtctctccagctGCTCTCCATAAACTTCAATGCATAGTCACTCTCCTCTTTGTATCTAGGGTGAGGAATACGACACGTTATGACATTTTGTACAAACTGAATGCCATGACAAGTTGACCTTGAGTTGAGCAAATGTAATACAGGCTGAGAGAAGCCTGTCCCGTCTTGAAAACACAAGATGTATTTGGACAAGCAGGCCTAGCTCTGTAGGCTCGTTATTGAATCTTACTTGGTCCGGTCATAGCCAAAGATTTCCCTGATGTGTTGGGAGATTTCATCTTGCCCATCTCCTTCGTTATCGATAAAGTCGTCCATCTCTGAGTCATActcatcttcctcatcttcaTACTTCCTCTTGTAGCTGGAGGTGATTGGTGGGAGCATGGTGCCTGTGGAGACAGCATGGCATGATCAACAGATTATAATAATTTTGTTAATTACCAATGTTTCGCTTTTAATCTCCCACTACATGAAGCTGCCATTTGAATCAAGCCTTTCTTTGGAACAGACCCAAGATGGATGACAAAAGGGGGGCCTGGATTGCTGACTCACTATTCAGCCAGCCAGGAAAATAAAACTGCATCAACCCACTGTCCTGATGTACTGGCATATACATGGTGAGAACAGACAGCAATAGTCAAGCAGAATCCACTTCATTCTACTTTACTGTCATCTATCTGGTAACAGTGAAGAATATTATGTGAGAATAACAGAACATCTGATCTGGTCAAAAGAAGATAATCCCATAATTAAGTGTTCAGAAACATTCTCTAAATGATTTCTCCAGTCTTTTACCTGGAGGTCTCATCCCAGGTCGAGGTTGCATCCCAGGTCTGGCTGGCATTCCTGGCCGAGGAGGCACTCCTGGCCTGGGTCCACCGAAGTTCTTGGATGAGATGGTCTCAACCACCATGGTACACTTGGGTTTACCAGGTCCAGAGCCCATACTGCTAGCTGGCCGGCCAGGGActggccccccacccccaggtccACTACCTGAGGGTCTGATGCCACCCCCCCCTGGTCTACCCTGGACACCACCCCCACCTTGCCTGGCCTGAGGAGGTCCTCCTGGTCTGGGAGGGCCACCTGATGtgggtctcatctgtccattaCTCCCCTGTTTGACCAAAGAGTTACCTCCAGGCCTTGCTAGTTGTCCATTACTGCCCTGTTTGACCATGGAGTTGCTTCCTGGCCTTGCTAGTTGTCCACTGCTCCCTTGTCTCACTGAGGAGTTAACTCCAGGCCGTACGACTTGTCCGTTACTGCTCTGTTTGACCAAAGAGCTACCTCCAGGTCTTGCTGGTTCTCCCTTTCCTGGCCTGGGGGGTCCTCCAGTAGGTCCACCCCGAACTGAGCTGCCCTGGTTAGATCTAACTTGCCCAGAGCTACCCTGCTGTTGTCTTTGGCCCATGCCCGACGTGCCAAGCGGTCGAGACCCAGAGCTAATGGGCTTTCCTTGAGGTAGTGAGGGGTTCCCCTTCTTGGGATTAAGGTCACTTGCGGCTGGGGGTCTATGGCCTGATGAGGGCCTAGACGCTGGTGGTTTGGCTGACACCTGAGAGGATCCTCCCTTGTAGGAGGCTTTGCTGCTTAAGGCACCTTTAG of Osmerus mordax isolate fOsmMor3 chromosome 4, fOsmMor3.pri, whole genome shotgun sequence contains these proteins:
- the spty2d1 gene encoding protein SPT2 homolog isoform X1, with the protein product MDFENVLSMASQNQGLSSVPKRYSLQTGPPKKDPKVKGVNSAAVQAFLKKQEQESRKKDLQMKKKKDVLLAKRVELKSDRKARAMASRTKDNFRGYNGVPILEEPKKRRSKGEMGDNQPRGDTYDEDNYEYEQTDSESEPEPDPVPQRPNKAPSKPSKNPGAGPPKGAPPPMNFAQLLKLAEKKQFEPVEVKAKQINKNEERLRTAEEIRELEMERKVKKQDKGRDSRPQERDGRSQASSSSSRKSSSDKDLGRTGKPHKSSSERPVPSGSGKNPKLPSSSERSHSSARLSQGDRDRTRDKDRDRERERPKSATSSSSSKGALSSKASYKGGSSQVSAKPPASRPSSGHRPPAASDLNPKKGNPSLPQGKPISSGSRPLGTSGMGQRQQQGSSGQVRSNQGSSVRGGPTGGPPRPGKGEPARPGGSSLVKQSSNGQVVRPGVNSSVRQGSSGQLARPGSNSMVKQGSNGQLARPGGNSLVKQGSNGQMRPTSGGPPRPGGPPQARQGGGGVQGRPGGGGIRPSGSGPGGGGPVPGRPASSMGSGPGKPKCTMVVETISSKNFGGPRPGVPPRPGMPARPGMQPRPGMRPPGTMLPPITSSYKRKYEDEEDEYDSEMDDFIDNEGDGQDEISQHIREIFGYDRTKYKEESDYALKFMESSWRDQQKEEARSLRLGIKEDEEELRLEEEEMKRKMTAKRKKV
- the spty2d1 gene encoding protein SPT2 homolog isoform X2, encoding MDFENVLSMASQNQGLSSVPQKRYSLQTGPPKKDPKVKGVNSAAVQAFLKKQEQESRKKDLQMKKKKDVLLAKRVELKSDRKARAMASRTKDNFRGYNGVPILEEPKKRRSKGEMGDNQPRGDTYDEDNYEYEQTDSESEPEPDPVPQRPNKAPSKPSKNPGAGPPKGAPPPMNFAQLLKLAEKKQFEPVEVKAKQINKNEERLRTAEEIRELEMERKVKKQDKGRDSRPQERDGRSQASSSSSRKSSSDKDLGRTGKPHKSSSERPVPSGSGKNPKLPSSSERSHSSARLSQGDRDRTRDKDRDRERERPKSATSSSSSKGALSSKASYKGGSSQVSAKPPASRPSSGHRPPAASDLNPKKGNPSLPQGKPISSGSRPLGTSGMGQRQQQGSSGQVRSNQGSSVRGGPTGGPPRPGKGEPARPGGSSLVKQSSNGQVVRPGVNSSVRQGSSGQLARPGSNSMVKQGSNGQLARPGGNSLVKQGSNGQMRPTSGGPPRPGGPPQARQGGGGVQGRPGGGGIRPSGSGPGGGGPVPGRPASSMGSGPGKPKCTMVVETISSKNFGGPRPGVPPRPGMPARPGMQPRPGMRPPGTMLPPITSSYKRKYEDEEDEYDSEMDDFIDNEGDGQDEISQHIREIFGYDRTKYKEESDYALKFMESSWRDQQKEEARSLRLGIKEDEEELRLEEEEMKRKMTAKRKKV
- the LOC136941498 gene encoding cytochrome P450 2F2-like → MFVLILLCLGFCLYILTRIQKPKNFPPGPRPIPILGNLLHLNLDNPMKDFEKMAKRYGSVYSIYIGSRPAVVLNGFEAMKEALLTKSTDFAGRPQDMMVNRITRGKGVILVDYGSNWKEHRRFALMTLRNFGMGKNSMEERIHGEIQHIIDSLEKSVGTTMNPQVMFHNAASNIICLVLFGNRYEYDDEFLTTFVRLFTENAKMTNGPWSMIYDSMPMLRSLPLPFQKAFRNADLAQKMALQLVEEHKETRVPGEPRDFMDCYLEEMAKRDDADDDSYFNEDQLMMYVLDLHFAGTDTTSNTLLTAFLYLVAFPNIQERCQQEIDQILEGKDKVSFEDRHQMHYMHAFAHEAQRIASTVPLSVFHATTKDTSLAGYSIPKGTLIIPNLTSVLYEEGYWKFPNEFNPENFLNDQGEFHKPEAFLPFSLGPRMCLGEGLARMELFLILVTLLRQFQFVWPEDAGEPDFTPVFGVTLSPKPYRMCVKRRGTRQGGNI